One genomic window of Meles meles chromosome 15, mMelMel3.1 paternal haplotype, whole genome shotgun sequence includes the following:
- the YPEL5 gene encoding protein yippee-like 5, with product MGRIFLDHIGGTRLFSCANCDTILTNRSELISTRFTGATGRAFLFNKVVNLQYSEVQDRVMLTGRHMVRDVSCKNCNSKLGWIYEFATEDSQRYKEGRVILERALVRESEGFEEHVPSDNS from the exons atgggcagaatttTCCTTGATCATATCGGTGGTACCCGTCTGTTTTCTTGTGCAAACTGCGACACAATCCTGACCAACCGCTCAGAACTCATCTCCACTCGGTTCACAGGCGCCACTGGCAGAGCGTTTCTTTTTAATAAG GTAGTTAACCTGCAGTACAGTGAAGTCCAAGACCGGGTCATGCTCACGGGCCGCCACATGGTTCGAGATGTGAGCTGCAAGAACTGCAATAGCAAACTGGGATGGATCTACGAGTTTGCCACTGAAGACAGCCAGCGCTATAAGGAAGGCCGCGTGATCCTGGAGCGCGCTCTAGTACGAGAGAGTGAGGGCTTCGAGGAGCACGTACCGTCTGATAACTCTTGA